From the genome of Longispora fulva:
TGCGGCGCGTGCTCGGGCGGTAACAAGGTCGGCTACATCGGCGGCACCGGCACGCTGCGGTTCAACGGCGTCACCGCGCCGGCCACGGGCGACTACCAGCTTCGAGTGTTCTACGCCACGGCCGACCAGCGCCAGGCGACCATCAGCGTCAACAGCGCCACAGGCGTGCCGGTCACCTTCAACTCCAGCGGCGGATGGGACAAGGTCGCCACCAGCGACCTGACCGTCAGCCTCACCGCCGGCAGCAACACGATCACCGTGGCCAACCCCGCGGGATTCGCGCCGGACATCGACAAGATCGAGCTGACGGGTACCGGCCCGGCCCCGAGCCCCTCGCCGTCGCCCACCCCGACCGCCACCCCCACCCCTAGCGGCGGCATCGACATCAGCGCTGACAACATCCGGATCAACTACAGCCTGGCCACGGGCCGCGCCGACGTCTACTACTCGGGCGTCCGCCGGATCACCGGCATGTACAGCGGCGCCGACATCGGCTCGACATTCGTGTCCACGAAGGACGCCGGTGCCTCCTGCGCCTACGCCAACCTGGTAGTCACCTGTGCCCGCCCGGGCCAACCGACCCTGAGGCAGAAGTTCGTCTTCCAGGGGCCCGACCGCTTCCTCATCCAGCTCGAGGCCTCGTCCTCCTCCAGCATCACGGTCAACAAGATGACCCCGATGCTGGTGGACACCACCGGCGGCGTCGACATCGGGACCGCCGGTGACAACCGCGTCCTGCTGGTACCGGTCGACAACGACTCCTGGGTCCGCTACGAGTCCAAGCCGGTCGACACCGTCACCACCGCCAGCCGCAGCTTCGAGGTCACCTCGTTCTACGACGACACCAGCCGCAACGGCTTCGTGTTCGGCTCCGTCGACCACGACACCTGGAAGTCGGCGACCGTCGCCGCCGGCGGCTCCGGGAAGCTCAACCGCCTGGAGGTTACCGCAGGCATTACCGACTTCGGGTACGACTACGGCACGGCCGACAACAGGTTCCAGTTCAACCGGGAGAAGCGCGCGCACAATCCCGTCACGGGCACCACCGTGTCCTCGCCGCGGATGCTGATTGGCTACTTCGCCGACTGGCGCACTGGCATGGAGACCTTCGCCCGCGCCAACGCCACGGCCGTGCCGTCGCGCACCTGGGACAAGGGCACCCCGTTCGGATTCAACTCCTGGGGCGGGCTGGGCGCGCGCGTCGCCGACCCCACCCTGGTGACCCAGACCAGTGACTTCCTCGCGAGTCAGGTGCCCGGATGGCGCAACACCGCCACCGGTGCGGCGAAGCCCTACGTCGGCATCGACTCGTACTGGGACGCGCTGCTGCAGCCGCAGTGGGCGTTCGAGGACCCTAACACCGACTGGAGCAAGCTGCAGGCCTACGTCGACAAGGTCCACGCCAACGGCCAGGAGCCGGCGCTGTACTTCCAGCCCTTCGTCAACTTCTGGGACCACTACGACGAACCGGTCGGTGGCACCAAGCTCTGCGACACCTGTCAGAACCAGACCCTGAGGCAGATGAGCCTCAAGGTGAACAACCAGCCCATCATCAACGACGGTGCCATCGCGCTCGATCCCACCAACCCCGGAGTCCTCAACCGCGCCCGGATGGCGCTGACCAAGTTCCACGACCTCGGCGTGCGCTATGTCAAGATCGACTTTCTGACCCATGGCACGCTCGAGGCCGACGGCTGGTACGACACCACCGTCAAGACCGGCCTGCAGGCCTTCCACAAGGGGATGGCCCAGGTGATGAGCTACGCCGGCCCGGACACGTTCATCGACGCGGCGATCTCCCCGCTGTTCATGGCCCAGTACGCCCAGGCGCGCCGGATCTCCTGCGACGCGCACGGCAGCATGAACAACTGGCACGAGACCGATCCCGACCGGTACCAGAAGAGCACCGAGTACATGCTCAACTCGCTCACCTACGGTTGGTGGCTCGACGAGCTGTACACCTACAACGACGCCGACCACATCCAGTTCGGCAACTACGTCTACGAGAACAACAACAACGCCAAACTGATCGGAGTCTGGCCGGAGAACTACAACCGGGCCCGGGTCACCTCCGCCGTCATCACCGGCGTGTACCTGATCAGCGACGACTACTCGGCCACCGGAGACCCCGAACTCAAGAACCGGGCGAAGAAGTTCCTGCAGAACCCGCAGATCAACGCCATCGCCCAGCTCGGCCGCTCGTTCCAACCCGTGGAGGCCGACACCGGCTTCAAGGCCAACAGCCTCTACGTCCTGCGACAGGGCAACACCACCTACCTGGCGGTGTTCAACTTCGACAAGACCGGCGCGCGCACGTTCACCGTCGACGCCACCAGGCTCGGCCTGAACGCCGGCACCACCTACAACCTCACGGAACTGTGGTCAGGAGCCACCAGCACGATGAGCGGCTCCACGTCGATCCCGGTCCCCACCGAGGACGCGAAGATCTTCAAGATCACAGGCTGAGAGGGGTACCGGGTGGCCGGCGGCGTACTGTCGCCGGCCACCCGGCTCATGCCGCGTCGGGGTGTAGCCAGTCATAGATCTCCTGGTACACGTCGACACCGGGAATATGTCCGCCGCTGTACACGTGGCCTCGCGCGGTCGCGATGTGCGCGAGGAGGTGATCGGAGTGCTCTGCGG
Proteins encoded in this window:
- a CDS encoding CBM35 domain-containing protein, with amino-acid sequence MRPIPLRQRILAGALTAVLVPLAVVLVSGPASAASYEAESTANTLLGRAGVRDCAPCSGSKKVGDVYGGGALEFRGITAGAAGGFRVRIHYTAGDARSAQVSVNGGQASTVAFAPTGGWNVVGISELTLTLAAGANVIKVDSGTGYGPDLDSVEIDPLSAPTAYEAEASANTLAGAAVRSSCGACSGGNKVGYIGGTGTLRFNGVTAPATGDYQLRVFYATADQRQATISVNSATGVPVTFNSSGGWDKVATSDLTVSLTAGSNTITVANPAGFAPDIDKIELTGTGPAPSPSPSPTPTATPTPSGGIDISADNIRINYSLATGRADVYYSGVRRITGMYSGADIGSTFVSTKDAGASCAYANLVVTCARPGQPTLRQKFVFQGPDRFLIQLEASSSSSITVNKMTPMLVDTTGGVDIGTAGDNRVLLVPVDNDSWVRYESKPVDTVTTASRSFEVTSFYDDTSRNGFVFGSVDHDTWKSATVAAGGSGKLNRLEVTAGITDFGYDYGTADNRFQFNREKRAHNPVTGTTVSSPRMLIGYFADWRTGMETFARANATAVPSRTWDKGTPFGFNSWGGLGARVADPTLVTQTSDFLASQVPGWRNTATGAAKPYVGIDSYWDALLQPQWAFEDPNTDWSKLQAYVDKVHANGQEPALYFQPFVNFWDHYDEPVGGTKLCDTCQNQTLRQMSLKVNNQPIINDGAIALDPTNPGVLNRARMALTKFHDLGVRYVKIDFLTHGTLEADGWYDTTVKTGLQAFHKGMAQVMSYAGPDTFIDAAISPLFMAQYAQARRISCDAHGSMNNWHETDPDRYQKSTEYMLNSLTYGWWLDELYTYNDADHIQFGNYVYENNNNAKLIGVWPENYNRARVTSAVITGVYLISDDYSATGDPELKNRAKKFLQNPQINAIAQLGRSFQPVEADTGFKANSLYVLRQGNTTYLAVFNFDKTGARTFTVDATRLGLNAGTTYNLTELWSGATSTMSGSTSIPVPTEDAKIFKITG